Proteins encoded together in one Bombus affinis isolate iyBomAffi1 chromosome 2, iyBomAffi1.2, whole genome shotgun sequence window:
- the LOC126928813 gene encoding knirps-related protein-like: MNQQCKVCGEPAAGFHFGAFTCEGCKSFFGRSYNNLSSITECKNGGECVINKKNRTACKACRLRKCLLVGMSKSGSRYGRRSNWFKIHCLLQEQQQQQQQQQQQQQQHYQQNLPNQPLTQQRKPMSPPIGIHPAQRKDDVLMLSLDDYKNSTSPSISSPESHNSDSSVELSERRAAFSGHPGFRPLHSHLQPSVADLSALSKEMMSLPLGFHLGGMSLIPPAFLPPPSLTMFSPYHLYATSHGASHPLVPNHSSNLLQHSPIVEDITSPISPSTTATTTTTISIDSKDSCANNNNINNNNNNNNDRYAHNNNVQTSRQSSSPSEETGETYTKRVYLDAVLKSQRTYAEGSPIVKEHSESGSPLCSPGSETDLPPQDNPMDLSMKRMPTRNNDATEEDEIDMGNVSDRDSPPLKKKSAPIDLTTRT, encoded by the exons ATGAATCAACAGTGCAAGGTGTGCGGAGAACCCGCGGCAGGCTTCCACTTTGGCGCGTTCACCTGCGAGGGCTGCAAG TCATTCTTCGGAAGATCCTACAACAATCTAAGCAGTATTACCGAATGCAAAAACGGTGGAGAATGTGTTATAAATAAGAAGAATCGAACAGCCTGCAAGGCCTGCCGTCTAAGGAAATGTTTACTCGTGGGCATGTCAAAATCTGGTTCGCGATACGGGCGCAGATCGAACTGGTTCAAAATTCATTGTCTGCTACAggaacagcagcaacaacaacaacaacagcagcaacaacaacagcaacactATCAACAGAATCTTCCTAACCAACCACTGACGCAACAACGAAAACCTATGAGCCCACCCATTGGAATTCATCCAGCTCAACGAAAGGACGATGTCCTGATGCTAAGTTTGGACGACTACAAGAACTCGACATCTCCCAGTATTAGCTCCCCAGAATCGCACAACAGCGACAGTTCCGTGGAACTATCCGAAAGAAGAGCAGCCTTCTCGGGTCACCCAGGCTTTAGACCGTTGCATTCGCACCTGCAACCCTCCGTAGCCGATTTATCAGCGCTCAGCAAAGAAATGATGAGTTTACCGCTCGGTTTTCACCTCGGTGGAATGTCTTTGATTCCACCCGCGTTTCTACCACCGCCAAGTCTCACCATGTTCTCACCTTATCATTTATACGCAACGTCACACGGAGCTTCTCACCCCTTGGTACCAAATCATTCTTCGAATCTACTACAACACTCACCCATCGTTGAAGACATAACCAGTCCAATCAGTCCCTCTACGACGGCTACCACTACCACGACCATTAGCATCGATAGTAAAGACTCGTgtgcaaataataataatatcaacaacaacaacaacaacaacaacgatAGATATGCACATAACAATAATGTTCAGACGTCGAGACAAAGTTCCTCGCCGAGCGAAGAAACCGGAGAGACGTATACCAAGAGAGTCTATCTGGATGCAGTGTTGAAGAGTCAACGAACGTACGCAGAAGGTTCTCCAATAGTGAAGGAACATTCGGAAAGTGGTTCGCCACTATGCAGTCCAGGATCGGAAACGGACCTTCCACCTCAAGATAACCCTATGGACCTATCTATGAAAAGGATGCCCACGCGAAATAATGATGCGACGGAAGAAGACGAGATAGACATGGGGAACGTGAGCGATCGAGACAGTCCCCCCTTAAAAAAGAAATCAGCGCCCATAGATCTAACGACGAGAACCTAG